One Limnochordia bacterium DNA segment encodes these proteins:
- a CDS encoding helix-turn-helix domain-containing protein — protein MARNLTLEGMEALKVLKALSSEVRLNILNMLSNEMMSVTEISQELGQLLSTTGANLRKLEEAGLIATQYRPGERGTKKLCSRTYDEITIKLPGLEVYPRADSVEVSMPVGNYKEVDIEPPCGLASDAGIIGVLDDVKSFFAPEHVFAQLIWFRKGVVTYRFPNNLPDHTALERLDLSMEICSEAPNYNEDWPSDITLWIDGVEIGTWRSSGDFGGQRGNLTPLWWLKRYTQYGLLKSWSVNHTGSYIDGVRISDVTLDDLDITAEKKTIEVAIGNKDDAEFPRGLNLFGRKFGNYPQDIVLNLNYIPVE, from the coding sequence ATGGCGCGAAATTTAACGTTAGAAGGCATGGAAGCCCTAAAAGTTCTCAAGGCCCTCTCCTCCGAGGTGCGGTTGAATATTCTCAATATGCTCAGCAATGAGATGATGTCAGTAACCGAGATCTCACAGGAACTTGGCCAATTACTCTCTACCACCGGTGCTAATCTACGGAAGTTGGAAGAAGCCGGTTTGATTGCTACCCAGTACCGTCCCGGAGAACGGGGCACTAAAAAACTATGCTCACGCACCTATGATGAGATCACGATTAAGCTACCCGGGCTTGAGGTTTATCCCCGAGCCGACAGTGTTGAGGTCTCGATGCCTGTCGGTAATTACAAAGAAGTAGACATCGAACCGCCCTGCGGCCTAGCTTCCGATGCCGGGATTATTGGGGTTTTGGATGATGTGAAATCCTTTTTTGCGCCGGAGCATGTCTTCGCGCAGTTGATTTGGTTCCGTAAAGGTGTTGTGACTTATCGGTTTCCGAATAACTTGCCAGATCACACTGCTCTTGAAAGACTAGATCTGAGTATGGAGATCTGTAGCGAAGCACCCAACTATAACGAGGATTGGCCATCGGACATCACCCTTTGGATTGACGGAGTAGAAATAGGTACATGGCGCAGTTCCGGCGATTTTGGTGGTCAACGGGGTAATCTCACTCCCCTTTGGTGGTTGAAACGCTATACCCAGTACGGCTTACTGAAATCCTGGAGTGTAAACCATACTGGTTCATACATCGATGGCGTACGAATTAGTGATGTAACCTTAGATGACCTGGACATTACCGCAGAGAAGAAAACAATCGAAGTAGCTATCGGCAATAAGGATGACGCAGAGTTTCCCCGAGGGCTTAATCTATTTGGTCGTAAATTCGGCAACTATCCACAGGATATCGTTTTGAACTTGAATTACATCCCCGTCGAATAA